From the genome of Malus domestica chromosome 04, GDT2T_hap1, one region includes:
- the LOC103433427 gene encoding phosphate metabolism protein 8-like, which translates to MEFDDRFMQAQRTKYDCLLFDLDDTLYPYSSGIATACRINIEDYMVEKLGIDRSIIPELGNLLYKNYGTTMAGLRAIGYDFDYDKYHSFVHGRLPYDNIKPDPVLRSLLLNLPYRKIIFTNADKIHAAKALSRLGLEDIFEGIICFETLNPIHKNTVSDDEDDIEFVGLSSTTSITSSSQIFDIIGHFATPNPTSKLPKTPIVCKPSEDSIERALKIANINPQRTLFFEDSVRNIQAGKRVGLQTVLVGTSQRVKGADFALESIHNLREAIPELWEADRKSEVGYSGKVAVETSVTA; encoded by the exons ATGGAATTCGACGATCGATTCATGCAGGCTCAGAGGACAAAGTACGATTGCCTTTTGTTCG ATCTTGATGATACACTGTATCCCTATAGTAGTGGGATTGCCACAGCATGCAGAATCAACATAGAAG ATTATATGGTTGAAAAGCTTGGCATTGACAGGAGCATAATCCCTGAGTTGGGTAACCTTCTGTACAAGAATTATGGAACAACAATGGCTGGTCTCAGg GCAATTGGCTATGACTTTGACTACGATAAATATCACAGTTTTGTCCATGGAAGATTACCTTATGACAACATAAAACCCGACCCGGTTTTGAGGAGCCTCTTGCTGAACCTGCCTTACAGGAAGATT ATATTCACAAATGCAGACAAGATCCATGCTGCTAAAGCACTAAGCAGGCTTGGATTGGAAGACATTTTTGAAGGGATTATCTGCTTTGAGACCCTCAATCCGATTCACAAAAACACTGTCTCTGACGACGAAGATGACATCGAATTCGTGGGATTAAGCAGCACTACCTCCATTACTAGCAGCTCTCAAATTTTTGACATCATTGGCCATTTTGCTACACCAAACCCCACTTCCAAACTACCCAAAACTCCAATCGTCTGCAAACCATCTGAAGACTCCATCGAACGGGCTCTCAAGATAGCCAACATCAACCCTCAAAGAACA TTGTTCTTTGAAGATAGTGTCCGCAACATACAAGCTGGCAAAAGAGTGGGACTTCAAACTGTACTG GTTGGCACATCTCAGAGAGTAAAAGGTGCAGATTTTGCTTTGGAAAGCATTCACAACCTCAGAGAAGCAATACCAGAGCTTTGGGAGGCTGATAGGAAATCTGAAGTTGGTTACTCTGGGAAGGTTGCTGTGGAGACATCAGTCACGGCTTAG